Sequence from the Argentina anserina chromosome 7, drPotAnse1.1, whole genome shotgun sequence genome:
CCCTGATTATAGATGATAGTCTAAATCCTTCCCCATCGACCGGGAAAGCACTGGCACATAGAAACAATAGTAAATCTGAAACTGTTTCCCCTAATTCTTTGTTACGATAAATCTAGACATTGTTAGGGATGGCTGCTCGTGGGGAAAAAAATGAATGCACCCTCTTCAGTTCAGAATGGTGATTTCTGAACAACTTTGAAGCCAAATTAGTTATGTATCTATATATATCGGATATTGGGATTTGAGGTCCTACGGAGGATCATGTAACTGTAGGATAACAGATACAACAATGGCTCTAGGTCTCGTACTATGCGTCTATGTCGTCATTCATCAACAGTAATGACCAAAATTTCCATCAAAAAAACAGTAATGACCAAATTAATTAATAGTTTTGAGCTCTAACTGCTCAAAACGCCAATTCGGTTTTGCATGCCTTGAAAGAAACAAGACTAAACGATTTAGCTTTGTTGTTCGTGTAGTGAAATCGCTTCATCATGTACGTGGTAAACTCCCTAGTCTAAAAGGCAATTTCAAAGTATTTGGAAACTCTGGCCTGCATGTACTCTTAACTTATTTCAGCACTGCTGCGGCCAAGCTTGCCAAGTTGAGATTGTGCTCGGAAGAATGGGTTAACCAACCCCCAATCTCTTTGCTTTCTGTCCTCAGTTCTGACGGTCTCCCCGGTCCTCCTTGGCCTTTTGGATCTGTTTGAAGCTTTTGTGCTGTTTTCCTGTTTGTTGcagtttttctttgtttagcAGCTCGACTGCTCTTTGGTtggtttttctgtttttctttctttgtttcgGTTGCTCTGTGCTTTGGGGCTTGTTGTTTGTCTCTCGTGCCTTACTCGTTCTTGTTCCGGCCTTAATGAAGTTTATTCACATAAAAAAACTTATTTCAGCACAAGTAATCTCATTTTTACATATCAGTTATGTCTTTGATTGttataaaaccctaaaccctaaactctatgATGCACGTATCAATACATTAAGTAGACTCGATTTGATATAGAGGTTGATAAAGTGATACGAGtttcacatccaaaaccaattgaCAATGAATGAAGTAGTTCAAACCCATATAAATCCACATGTTAGGTCTCATTTTCCCATGTGGATGTACACTCTCAACATATGTATCTCTCTCCATGCTTAAGTACACTATCTTGAATATAATCGTCAATAGAGTAATACTCTTTGTCAACAGGTGATTGTTAGaatacatatttttttgtaaagATTCTCGATATTATTTCGGAACTTCTTCTAGGTGCTTATTGTATTCAGGAGTTTATGTTACATATCTCCCTTTGTGTTCAATGGTTTAACTAATGAACGGTTAAAGGCAGCCGCACCGGCCCCTTTTAAAAAAAGTCGACTATCTTGTTGATCTCATATTAGAATTTAGAAGCAGACTATATCAGAAAATCTAAgccttattattttttttttcgattttaaagagattaaattaaaaaaaccgCGCGTACTAGGTGGTGGGTAGTTTCCTCGTTTGCTTTCCCACTTTGGAAAGACGAAAGTAAACGCGGAGACGAAAAGTCTCTGTTTCTAGAGGAAGAACAAAACCCTGTGCCCCTTCTGAACGAAGCTTTTCAGTTTAAAACGTTGTTTGATTTTCTGGGGGATCACTAGGGGCTTCGATTCCGAGAATGAAGAAGTTCAAGAGCATGTTGAAGCCGAAGCCAAACCCAACAGAGCAACTGAAAGATTGGCAGAGACGACTTCGCCAAGAGAGCCGCAACATTGAGCGCCAAATCAGAGGTGATCGTCTAACTTTGTATTGgttgaagtttcaatttttatcGGGGAATTTGGGTTTCTTGTCTTATTGGGTGACATAAGtttgtgttgttttggtgatatGGTGTGAGAGATTCATGGTTTTTTTTGGTCTGGTAGATcttgagagagaagagaaggtGGTACAGAAAGCTATTAGAGAAGCTGCAAAGAGAAATGACATGGGCTCAGCCAAGGTAGTGCTAGTTCTTCAGTTGTAAATGTTACTCAATTATGAATCACTTGTTAGAAAGTTAGAAACTTGTTGCAAAAGTATGTGTGTTCTTTGTCACAATGTGAATTAGAAGGTTGTAtgtgaatttagaaaacgatgCTGTTAGTCattggagttttttttttttgccattTCCATGTAATTCTGAAGTGAATTTTGGGTGTTTTTAGATGCATTGGTTGTGCTATCTAGATTGTAGAATGCTGATAATTTATTCCTTCATTACTGGACGTTTGCTTGTGTTAGCTTCAATACCCGTGTGAATTTTATGTGTTGATTGATCTGTGAATTATGTTCAGTCACTTGCAAGAGAGATTCTGGGGTCGAGAAAAGCTGTAAATCGCCTGCAGGAGAATAAGGCGCAACTGAATTCAATATCAATGCACCTGGGAGAAAGTGTTGGTATAGCTTTGTACTCTTAACAGCAATATAGTTACTGCATCTTTAAATGTGTACTATCATACTATGTGCTGATGTATATGTTAATTAGCATGAACAATCTAATAACTTTGTACACCATATAAGTACTTTACACGCTTCACACCTTTGCTCCTTTTCCGTGGTTGAAATCGGCTTTATGATATGTGTTATGTGCTTGCAGCACTTGCCCGCACTGTGGGTCATCTATCAAAGAGTACTGAGGTCATGAAACTTGTTAATGATCTCACGAAAGCTCCAGAAATGGCTGTCACAATGCAACAATTTACCAAAGAAATCACCAAGGTATTATCCCTTTTGGTGCT
This genomic interval carries:
- the LOC126801607 gene encoding vacuolar protein sorting-associated protein 24 homolog 1-like; its protein translation is MKKFKSMLKPKPNPTEQLKDWQRRLRQESRNIERQIRDLEREEKVVQKAIREAAKRNDMGSAKSLAREILGSRKAVNRLQENKAQLNSISMHLGESVALARTVGHLSKSTEVMKLVNDLTKAPEMAVTMQQFTKEITKAGLIEEFVNDALDSTLDSEDIEEETEEEVEKVLSEIAGETAAQLPEAVRKERTKLPTHVASASQEEEAITEGSDDEEELEALRVRLAQVRS